From Planctomycetia bacterium, a single genomic window includes:
- a CDS encoding cytochrome c oxidase subunit 3, which yields MSTAEHSHHVRLVYQPALPLSNGKLFMWLFLSTEIMFFAALIGAYIVIRFGAPTWPTPHDVHLVEVIGFFNTLVLVLSSVTVVYCLEAAKSNKTGVAKAFMGATLLLGSIFLGIKVYEYSSKFSHGIYPKPQHSGIYEKADLYYASAVRARLQEISGALTIKPVWTNEDAQALAALDAKSELTDEETTQRTDLRTKYSSAITEKEQKQLAFVKELELKTNTTDLVAINALAMEIAPLASAMPSGTHGEAHHEGLNDQMPWLRLPIMIPGGNMWASSYFLLTGFHAVHVLVGLIFFAIMLSWNLNAASAGAIENIGLYWHFVDLVWIFLFPLLYLF from the coding sequence ATGTCCACCGCCGAACATTCCCATCACGTCCGCCTGGTGTATCAGCCCGCGTTGCCGTTGTCGAACGGCAAGCTGTTCATGTGGCTGTTTTTGTCGACGGAGATCATGTTTTTCGCCGCCTTGATCGGCGCGTACATCGTGATCCGCTTCGGTGCGCCGACCTGGCCGACGCCGCACGACGTCCACCTGGTGGAAGTCATCGGCTTCTTCAATACGCTCGTGCTCGTGCTTTCCAGCGTGACGGTCGTCTATTGCCTCGAAGCGGCGAAGTCGAACAAAACCGGCGTCGCCAAAGCCTTCATGGGCGCGACGTTGCTGCTGGGCTCGATCTTCCTGGGCATCAAAGTCTACGAGTACTCGTCGAAGTTCTCGCACGGCATCTATCCCAAGCCGCAGCACAGCGGAATCTATGAAAAGGCCGACTTGTACTACGCTTCGGCCGTCCGGGCAAGGCTGCAGGAAATCAGCGGAGCGCTGACCATTAAGCCCGTTTGGACGAACGAGGACGCGCAGGCGCTCGCGGCGCTGGACGCGAAGTCTGAGCTCACCGACGAGGAAACGACGCAGCGCACCGACCTTCGCACCAAGTATTCCTCGGCGATTACCGAGAAAGAGCAGAAGCAACTCGCGTTCGTCAAAGAGCTGGAGCTTAAAACGAACACGACCGACCTCGTGGCCATTAACGCGCTCGCGATGGAGATTGCACCGCTGGCCAGCGCCATGCCGAGCGGCACGCATGGCGAGGCGCATCACGAAGGCTTGAACGATCAAATGCCGTGGCTGCGATTGCCGATCATGATTCCCGGCGGCAATATGTGGGCGAGCAGCTATTTTCTCCTGACAGGCTTTCACGCCGTCCACGTGCTCGTCGGGCTGATTTTCTTTGCGATCATGCTCAGTTGGAATCTGAACGCCGCCAGCGCCGGTGCCATCGAAAATATCGGCCTATACTGGCACTTCGTCGATCTGGTGTGGATTTTCCTGTTCCCGTTGTTGTATTTGTTTTAG
- a CDS encoding COX15/CtaA family protein — translation MSTESNITIWLRPHFWAVLLCCATFPLIWVGGLVTTTEAGMAVPDWPTTYGYNMFLYPWQTWMFGPWDLFIEHGHRLLGSVSGLLSIALCVTLWLYDDRRYARWLGVATLIAVIAQGVLGGLRVQLDQNTLAMIHGCTGPAFFALTAVMATITSRWWREAATQPRGEDHARIMPLGATTSLLAFLQLTLGAQLRHVPVDASPGSFRAMVLLHLMLAVVLALYVGMLVVRTLRAGRGERLLTRPAHRLAMLFTLQLVLGTGAWVLNYQWPQWLGEHAWNAAHTNVQEGLPQVMVTTAHMAVGSLILVNAVLLTIRSARLLRRPAGHSTTAGSIGLGVAV, via the coding sequence TTGAGCACTGAATCCAACATTACCATCTGGCTTCGACCGCATTTTTGGGCGGTGTTGTTGTGCTGCGCGACGTTTCCGCTGATTTGGGTCGGCGGGCTGGTCACCACGACTGAAGCCGGTATGGCGGTGCCCGACTGGCCGACGACCTATGGATACAACATGTTTTTGTATCCCTGGCAAACCTGGATGTTCGGCCCGTGGGATTTGTTCATTGAACATGGACACCGGCTGTTGGGCAGCGTCTCGGGACTGTTGTCGATCGCGCTCTGCGTAACGCTTTGGCTGTACGATGATCGCCGTTATGCCCGCTGGCTGGGCGTGGCCACGCTCATCGCGGTAATTGCTCAAGGCGTGCTCGGCGGGCTGCGCGTGCAGCTTGATCAGAATACGTTGGCGATGATTCATGGCTGCACCGGCCCGGCGTTTTTCGCGCTCACGGCGGTGATGGCTACAATCACTTCCCGCTGGTGGCGCGAGGCGGCGACGCAACCGCGCGGCGAAGACCACGCGCGCATCATGCCGCTGGGGGCGACGACGAGCTTGCTCGCGTTTCTGCAATTGACGCTTGGGGCGCAACTGCGGCATGTGCCGGTTGATGCCTCGCCTGGCTCGTTCCGTGCAATGGTGCTGTTGCATCTGATGTTGGCCGTCGTGCTGGCGCTATACGTCGGGATGCTCGTCGTGCGAACGCTTCGCGCTGGACGCGGCGAACGCCTGCTGACGCGGCCGGCGCATCGGTTGGCGATGCTGTTCACGCTGCAACTTGTGCTCGGCACGGGCGCCTGGGTGTTGAACTACCAATGGCCGCAGTGGCTCGGCGAGCATGCTTGGAACGCCGCCCACACCAACGTCCAAGAAGGTCTGCCGCAGGTGATGGTCACGACCGCCCACATGGCGGTCGGTTCGTTGATCCTGGTCAACGCGGTGTTGCTAACGATTCGTTCGGCGCGTTTGTTGCGTCGACCGGCAGGACATTCCACGACCGCTGGCTCGATCGGGCTGGGGGTGGCGGTATGA
- a CDS encoding cytochrome C oxidase subunit IV family protein translates to MTAHDHSHASHGHEGGHAHSSHTGQYFAVFVALCVLSAMSFLTYTDFWRERFPVEAGRTFMMAVSCTKAMLVILFFMHVKHEANWKYVLTIPPAIMAVFLMLALVPDIGLRARKYSPEREARMADKATTEPADATQYVEPAADEPTPAAH, encoded by the coding sequence ATGACTGCACACGACCATTCCCACGCCAGCCACGGTCACGAGGGCGGACACGCGCATAGCAGCCACACCGGGCAGTACTTCGCCGTGTTCGTGGCCTTGTGCGTGTTGTCGGCAATGTCGTTTTTGACCTATACCGATTTCTGGCGCGAGCGGTTCCCTGTGGAAGCCGGCCGCACGTTCATGATGGCGGTCTCCTGCACCAAGGCGATGCTGGTGATCCTGTTCTTCATGCACGTGAAGCACGAAGCCAATTGGAAATACGTGCTGACGATTCCCCCGGCGATCATGGCCGTGTTCCTGATGCTGGCCTTGGTGCCCGACATCGGGTTGCGAGCCAGAAAATATTCGCCCGAGCGTGAAGCACGGATGGCCGATAAAGCGACGACCGAACCGGCCGATGCAACCCAATACGTCGAGCCGGCAGCCGACGAACCGACGCCCGCGGCGCATTGA
- the cyoE gene encoding heme o synthase, whose product MSMTSIGVPQTATGPTDVLRVARDYLELAKPKIAVLELVTVATAFYLAGHGSPQLPMLLHALIGTALVATSASAFNQWLERGSDALMPRTADRPLPAGRLGSRDVAWFGSITAVIGVCYLALAVNQVTACLGLLSWFLYVVVYTPLKRRSATNTAVGAVAGALPVLMGWTATGRAVDVNAATLFMIVFLWQFPHFMAIAWLYRRDYALGGMQMLTVVDPTGQRAGRQAVLAASVLVPVTLVPVLVSFATPIYGVAALTIGIAQLVCAVQFFRKLDETSARRLLRASLLYLPAILGLLTLVPLI is encoded by the coding sequence ATGAGCATGACCTCGATTGGCGTGCCGCAAACGGCGACTGGCCCGACTGACGTGTTGCGCGTCGCGCGCGACTATCTGGAACTGGCGAAGCCGAAGATCGCCGTGCTGGAATTGGTGACCGTGGCGACCGCGTTCTACCTCGCCGGGCACGGATCGCCGCAACTGCCCATGCTGTTGCACGCGTTGATTGGCACGGCCTTGGTGGCCACGAGCGCAAGCGCGTTCAATCAATGGCTGGAACGGGGCAGTGATGCGTTGATGCCGCGCACTGCGGATCGACCTTTACCGGCTGGCCGCTTAGGCTCGCGTGACGTGGCCTGGTTCGGTTCGATCACGGCTGTGATCGGCGTCTGCTATTTGGCGCTCGCCGTCAATCAAGTCACCGCTTGTCTCGGCTTGTTAAGCTGGTTCTTGTACGTCGTGGTTTACACGCCGCTCAAGCGCCGCAGCGCCACGAACACCGCCGTCGGAGCGGTGGCCGGCGCGTTGCCGGTGCTGATGGGCTGGACCGCGACCGGCAGGGCCGTCGACGTGAACGCGGCCACGCTGTTCATGATCGTCTTCCTTTGGCAGTTCCCGCATTTCATGGCGATCGCCTGGTTGTATCGCCGCGACTACGCCTTAGGCGGCATGCAAATGTTGACGGTCGTCGATCCGACCGGCCAACGGGCCGGCCGTCAGGCGGTGTTGGCCGCTTCCGTGCTGGTGCCCGTTACGTTGGTGCCGGTGCTGGTCAGCTTCGCCACGCCCATCTACGGCGTGGCGGCGCTCACGATCGGCATCGCTCAATTGGTCTGCGCTGTGCAGTTTTTCCGCAAGCTGGACGAAACCTCCGCGCGCCGACTGCTGCGCGCCAGCCTGTTATACCTCCCGGCAATCCTGGGACTACTGACCCTGGTGCCGCTGATTTAA